The stretch of DNA CTTCTTGAAAATGCCGGTGCCGCTCTGGCGTGATCATCCGACATCACTCATCTATTTTGCCGGGTGTACGGTCAGTTTCGACCCTGCGATGCAGTCCGTGGCTGTGCAAACGGCACGTTTGCTCCAGGAGGCGGGGATCGATTTTTCGATTTTAGGCGATGAAGAGCCCTGTTGCGTCGGCAAGCTGCGGAGGATGGGAGACCTCGATTTTCCTTCGGAGGCCAAGAAACGTTCGGACCAGCTCGCTCGAATGGGGCTCAGTACCGTCGTCGTTTCCTGTGCCGGATGCTTCAAGGGCCTGCATTCGGACTATTCGAAACTCTGGCCCGAGAAGGTGCGGATAGTGCATCTTGTCCAGCTTCTCGACCGCTTGCTTCAGGACAGGCTTTTGAGCCTCGAACACGAAGTCCCACTCGTCGTAACCTACCACGACCCCTGCCATTTGGGGCGTCACAATCGGATCTATGATGAGCCCCGACGCATCTTACAGACGATACCGGGGCTGAGACTGGTGGAGATGCCGCGCCACCGTGCCTTTTCTTCCTGTTGCGGCATGGGCGGCGGCTTGAAAACGGTCAATCCGGAAATCCAGCACAGGATGGGCGCCGAACGTATTCGAGAGGCTGAAGCAACAGGGGCCGAGGCGATTGTCACGCCCTGTCAGACGTGCTCGATGGGCCTTATCCATGGAGTAGCCGAGGCTGGTTCACGAATGAAGGTCTATCATCTCAACGAAGTCCTCCTCCGGTCGGTCCGTCCCGATATCACAGCCGAGAAGGTGCAGGCGGCCTTCAAACGCCTGACAGAGCCCGTTCAGTTCTAATCCTCTTTCACGAATCGTATACTCGCGTCCTTCGGTACATTGAACCCCAACTCGACTTCGAGAGCCTTGAGAATTCCGCTCGGCACGGGGCAGGCGACATGCGGTAGATGCCTCGCTGCAGAGCGGTAGACCGGGTTATTGAGAAACCCGGTAAATGCGGCCATCATGTTGAGGGTTGAGATGTCGTCTTGCATCTTCTTCACCCGCTCGCATTCCGAATCAAGGGTGATCTCCACCTCTTTATCATCGCACTTTTCAGCTTTGACGCTCGTAGACAAGCCGCATGCACCGCAATGGATGGTAACCTTCGTCATGCTTTATAGTACCACGGAATAGAGGTCAGAATGGCATACATCGTCAGATGGCGAACAGGTCGTGAATATGGGTGAACATGCCGTTTATGCTCCTTGTTTTCTTCCTTTCTTCTGCGAGGAAGAGGAGGATCTCCTTTCGTATCAGGTTGATCTCCTGACTTGTCCTGTCCCGGGGCCGCGGTACGGTTACGTTCAGCGTCTTTCCGATGGCAGCCGGCCTCGAGGTCAGGCAGATGATTTCGTCCCCGAGGAAGACAGCCTCTTCGACATTATGAGTGACAAAGATCACGGTCTTTCCTGTCTTTCCCCATAGATCGAGAAGCGCAACCTGCATATAGTCTCTCGCCTGGCAGTCGAGAGCGACAAAAGGTTCGTCCATGAGCAGGATCTTCGGCTCCACCACGAGCGTCATGGCAAGGGCGGCCTTCTGCTTCATCCCTCCCGACAGTTCCTTCGGATAGAAGTCTCCGAAGTCCTGCAGCTCGACGAGTTCCAGTGCCTCATGCGCCCTTCGCCTCCTCTCCTCTCTCCCCATCCCGGAGGTCTCGAGGCCGAATTCGACATTCCTGATCACTGTCCTCCAGGGCAGGAGAGCCGGTTCCTGGAAGATGTATCCGATCTCCCTCATGGGTGCTGTCACCTCTGTATCAGCGATCATGATGTTTCCCCCGTCGGGTCTGTCGAGACCCGCGATCATCCGCAAGAGCGTTGTCTTGCCGCATCCGCTCGGACCGACGATGCAGAGGAACTTGCCTTCCGGGGCGGTGAAGGATATATCCCTGAGGATTTCTATCCTTCCGTTGTCGGAGGGGTTCTGAAAGGATTTATTGACGCCTGAGATTTTCAGTTCCACAGGTCATCTCCACCTGAGCATCCTGCCTTCGAGTTTTCGTATGATAAAGTCCATCGCATAACCTATGACCCCGATAATGACCATCCCCGCAAGAATCTGGTCGGGACGCTGTATGTCCCGAGCCGTCATAATCATGTATCCTAGACCATACCCGCTCCTGATGCCGGTGAATTCCGCCGCCACGACTGTCAT from Thermodesulfovibrionales bacterium encodes:
- a CDS encoding ABC transporter ATP-binding protein, giving the protein MELKISGVNKSFQNPSDNGRIEILRDISFTAPEGKFLCIVGPSGCGKTTLLRMIAGLDRPDGGNIMIADTEVTAPMREIGYIFQEPALLPWRTVIRNVEFGLETSGMGREERRRRAHEALELVELQDFGDFYPKELSGGMKQKAALAMTLVVEPKILLMDEPFVALDCQARDYMQVALLDLWGKTGKTVIFVTHNVEEAVFLGDEIICLTSRPAAIGKTLNVTVPRPRDRTSQEINLIRKEILLFLAEERKKTRSINGMFTHIHDLFAI
- a CDS encoding (Fe-S)-binding protein produces the protein MARRSETQGDKIARGLTRRQLIELEACARCGECQVWCPVYAQDKRECITARGKLDSLRRLVKDRLPEKERSDFLNGLYECSACGQCHVVCPVRINTPELWEQTRWSLVNAGIPQPESQIKQLAQIKEFNNSFGKPQQERGIWAKMAWEAGFLKMPVPLWRDHPTSLIYFAGCTVSFDPAMQSVAVQTARLLQEAGIDFSILGDEEPCCVGKLRRMGDLDFPSEAKKRSDQLARMGLSTVVVSCAGCFKGLHSDYSKLWPEKVRIVHLVQLLDRLLQDRLLSLEHEVPLVVTYHDPCHLGRHNRIYDEPRRILQTIPGLRLVEMPRHRAFSSCCGMGGGLKTVNPEIQHRMGAERIREAEATGAEAIVTPCQTCSMGLIHGVAEAGSRMKVYHLNEVLLRSVRPDITAEKVQAAFKRLTEPVQF